Below is a window of Candidatus Viadribacter manganicus DNA.
CGCAAGATTGGTCATCGCAACACCAGGATGGGCGCCCAATGCCATGATAGCACTGCCTGCCGCCTGCAAACGCCGGCTCAATTCCAGCGTAAACAAAAGGTTTGCGGTCTTTGATTGGCCGTACGACGCAGACGGAGTGTAGCCTTTGCGCCATTGAGGATCATCCCAACGAATATCACCGCGTCGATCAGCAATCGAAGCGACCGTGACGACCCGCGCTTGTGGCGCCAGCATCGGAAACAACAGTCGCGTCAACGCAAAATGCGCTAAATGATTGACGCCAAACTGAAGCTCATAGCCTTGTTTCGTCTCTTGCCGTTTGGGCGGCATCATCACGCCCGCATTGTTCAAAAGCACATCGATCGAACTCACACCTAGAGTTTTCACATGCTCGGGCACGCCCGCGACCTGCTCTAGATCGGCCAAGTCCAGTCCAACGAAATCCAACGCCGCGCGCCCATTGCGCCGCTTGATCGCCGCCATCGCCTCGCGCGCCTTGCTCTCATCGCGGCACGCCATCAAAATTCTAGCGCCGCGCTCAGACAACATCCGCGCCGCTTCAAACCCAAGCCCAATATTAGCGCCGGTTATGAAAACAACCTTGCCGGTCTGATCGCCAATATCGCCTTCACCCCAATTGGCCGGCGCTTGACCCGCTTCAGCATCCATCTTCAGTCCCCTTTGAGCGCCCTTCATGGGGAACAATTGAGCGGCGCGCAATTCAGCGCCGCGCGCTTTCAGTGACTGATCCATCTGGTTGTTGGTTGCCTTCTTCGAACCTGGCCCAAGCGCGATCGCCTGACGCTGCAAAACTTGCAGCCTCGCCCTTGCCCAGCCTGACATTGAAGATCTGAAACATGTCGCTCAATGTGATCAATCATGAGCATTTCGACCAAGCTGGATGGCGGCGCCTGCGACCTCACATTATTTGGCGCCAAGATCGCCTCAAACACGGGCTCGCTGCTTGCCTCTGGAGCTTTTGCGCATTCACCGCAATGAGCTGCAACATTGGTCATGGCCGCGCCCGCTCGCGCAGCGCCCGACGCATTGGCGCCAAGCGACCCCTATGGGCCCGCAGGTTTGATTGAAAAGATTGGTTTGAAAATGTGACCGTGCATCAATGGGACCCGATCTTCGGCGCATTCAACGAACGATCCAGCTGCCAGGGCAAATGCAAACCTCCGCCCCGTCATCTGCGGTCCAAACAAGGCTCAATCGGCGCTGGATGCGCCGGCCTCGGCCAGCCGCACCACGATCCTTCACCCTGATTTTAATCGCGCCGACTTTGCACGCCACCTTGCTCTGCGACAACGCGCATCGATGGCCTCGGCGAGGTCATCGTCCAGCGTTTCAGCAAGAGGAAAGCCCATCGCTTGCAAGAACACTTGTAAATGCCTTGCCTCAGCGAACTCGCCGGTGTCGGCAAGACAAATGGCGATTTTGATCAGTGCCTCCAAGTCGTTGCGCACCGGCGCATCGTCAGGAAGTTCATAGATCTTGCGGATAATATTGCGGTCCAGCATGGCCAGCTTGCTGCCACCAATCCGCTTTAACGCCTTTGCGTCACATCAAACTTGTGCGCGCCATTTTGGCGCGTCGCTTGGCTTTCAGAGTGCGGCCTTCTTACCCGACGCTTTGTCTCCAACTGGCTTTGATCCCATGGCGCGGAAAACCCAGAGCGCCAAAAGCGCGAGCGCCAGCGCGCCGAGCGCCAAGACAGCAAGGCCTGCCGCATCGGCGATGGACGAATGGCGCACGCTTTCGGCCGCACGCACTCCCAAAAGGCCCCAGATGATTGGCGCCAAATAAAAGGCGCTTCGTCCAAACACCGCGACGATGGCGGCGATGAATGTCGCCCCGCCAACCGCCGCATAGCCGATCATGGTCGCCTGATCAGAGGTGACGATCCGCTCGATCGTCAGCACCGTCACCAGATTGACGATCGATGCGATCGTAAGCCAGCCGGCGAGTAGATTGAGCGGCAGCGCCACCAACAGCTTGTCGCGAACGCTTCCTGCGCCCTTTGCTTGAACTATAGCCATCATCAGACCAAGAGCGGAGAGCGAAATGACGAGCACCGTCATCCAAGTCCAATTCAGCGCCGCCATGAGGATCCAAAGACCGCAACCGGCTATGGCGATAGCCGAAGGCCAAGCATAGATCGCAACAATCGGCGAGGACCAGGCCACAGGCAAAGCTTGATAGACGCCATAGCCAATCATGCCGAGATAAAGCAGACCCCAAATCGCAAAGGCATAGCCCGCCACGCGCAAGATATCGTCGCCTTGAAATGAGAAGGCCGCCGCAGACAATCCAAACTGATAGATCGCCTGCAAACTCGGCACTGCGATTGCGAAAATCACAGCCCCGACAATGAGCGCAGAACGTAAAACCTTAGCCATGAGGCGGCCCTTAAAATTGTTCATACGGCGAGAAAGCCAATTTGGCTCACGCTGGGCTCTAACGCAGATGAGCATACACCAGATCCGCACGGGCGCCTTACGTTACGCCAGCATTGCCGCATGCGGGGTTGCATTTAGTGTAGCATCAAATCGCACTCTCCAAGGCCGGCCCCATGAAGCGCTTTTGTTTACTTCTCGCCTTTGCGCTCAGCGCCTGCTTGGGCGTTGCAGAACCACAAGCCTCGCCTGACGATGCAGCGCGCGTCGTGCGTACAGTTTCGACCGGCGCACTTGCAGGGCGCGTTTTGGACGGCGTCCACATCTGGCGCGCCGTCCCGTTTGCGGCAGCGCCAGTGGGTCCCTTACGCTGGCGCGCTCCGCGCCCGCCAGCGCCATGGTCCGGCGTTCGCGATGCAAGCGGGCCTTCGCCTTGGTGTCCCCAGGTCTTGTCCGCACTCGACGGGGTAAGCCAATCGCGTTGGGGCGAGCTTGCAGGACAAGAAGATTGCCTCTTTTTAGATATCTACGCGCCGGCAATGACCTCCGAGGTTGCGGCCCAAAGACGCCTTCCGGTGATGATGTGGATCCATGGCGGGTCAAACGTTTGGGGGCGCGCTGAACAATACGACGCCTCCGAACTTGCGCGACGGCACAACCTCATCGTCGTGGTGGTGCAATATCGGTTGGGTCCGCTCGGCTGGTTCGCACACTCCGCATTGCGCGAAGGCGGTGAACGCCCAGACGACGCATCGCCCAACTTTGGAACACTCGACAACATCCGCGCGCTGGAATGGATTCGAGATGAAATTTCGGTCTTTGGCGGCGACCCAAACCTTGTCACCATCTTCGGCGAGAGCGCCGGTGGCCAAAACGTCGCCGCCCTGCTGGCAAGCCCTCGCGCGAGCGGACTCTTTCATCGCGCAATCGTGCAATCAGGCTCGTTCAAGACCACGGCGCTAACCGAAGCAGAGGGCCTAGGCGAAAACCGACGCCCAGATTCTGCAATCGCGGTCGCAGCGCGCATGCTTGCAAACACCACCGTCACCGGCCAAGCGCTTCGTGACCTTCCTCTGGATGCAATCTTCGCCGCCTACGATACATCGCGCGGCGCATTTGATCCTCCACGAGTAATCGCCGACGGTGTCGTCCTCCCCGCAGCCGGCATTGAAGCTGCGATTAAAGATGGCGATAGCTATAACAATGTGCCCGTCATGCTCGGGACCAATCGCGATGAAACCAAGCTCTTCAATGCGCTCAATCCAGAATTGACGCGCCGGGTGCTTTGGCTCTTCCCGCAAGCGCGCGACCCGGTTTTCTATGATGCAGTCTCAAGCTATCAGAGCCGTATGTGGCGCGCCGCGGCGGTAGATGCGCCGGCAAGTTCGATGTCGCAGGCGGGCAATGGGGCCGTCTACACCTATCGGTTCGACTGGGATGATCAGGGCGCCATTCTGTTCACCGATCTAGGGCGCCTTCTAGGCGCTGCGCACTCCATGGAAATTCCATTCGTGTTCGGCCATTTCAAATTGCTGGGCGCCTTTGATCGGTTCGCCTTCACAAACGCCAACGAAGATGAACGGGTCGCACTCTCAGATGCAATGATGAGTTATTGGGTGGAGTTTGCACGAACCGGCGCACCCGGCCGCGGCGTCAATGGCGATTTGCCGACATGGACGGGCGCCCGATCAGCGAGCGGCCCCGCCACCATGATCCTTGATGCGGCCTCAGACGGCGGCGTGCGTATCAGCGACGATATTGAGAGCGCAGATCAGATTGCGCGAGACATTTTCAATGATCGCCGCTTGGAGACCAATGAAGAACAATGCCAAGTCTTTAACGCGACCGAGCGCTGGAATCCTGAACTGACCGGATTAGACGGCGCCCGCTGCGCAACGCCGGATCCATCGCAATGATCCGTTCAATTGCCCAGCGCCTCGAATTTTTGAACGCTAAAAGAGCACACGGGACCTGCGCCCAATCACTGATCGCATGAACTCCACTTCGCTGGACGCTCATCTTGCGATCGCGTGTTGTGTCGGATCTGAAGGCCGACAAACAAAAGCGACGCCAGCACCGCGATAGAGCTTATGATCTGGCTCACATAAGATGCTTGCTCAAGTGACATGCGCCCTCCTCTGGCAGGGCGAGCCACGAGTGCACCATGGCAACGCAACAGAGCAGCTCCAATCCTGCGATTGATCACATCCGGGCTCGGCGCAAATCGCCGATTCAAGACATTGGCGAAGTCAGACGTTGGCGGCTCCTCACCCACTCCTCGCTTGTCTGCGACCACTCGTCATTGAGAACGTCTTCAAACGGCGCCGGCAACTTGATCGGTCCCAAATTGTTCGAACCTAGCTTTTGCGCGAGCTTTCGCGACGCAATGTTGGCTGGCCTGATCGTGTGGATGACGCGCTTTTCGCCAAGTTCTGAGAAGGCAAAATCCATCGCCGCAATGGCGCCCTCCACGGCAAGGCCTTTGCCCTGAAATTCGGGTAAGAGCATCCAGCCAATCTCAACGGCCGGCCATCCGAACGGCTTTGATGGGCCAAAGCGACCGACGAAGCGGCCGCTGGATTTTTCAATAGCGCAGAGCGACCCCCAACCCATGAGCGACCAATGGCCGGCGATTGAAAGCAACTGGCCCCAGCTCTCGCGTTGATCCTGCACGGCGCCCGTATTTGCCTTGACGCTCTCGTCCGCCTCCATCAGCGCCCAAGCTTCGAAATCATCCTTGATGGGCGGGCGCAAGATAAGGCGAGAGGTCTGAATTTGCATCGCAAAGGCCTAGCGAAATAAATCGCTCACGCAATGGCGCAGCAATCCCTTGCTTTGAAGAGAAATTCTCGTCGATTGCGGTCAGGCGCCGAAACCGCATACGCGCAAAACCCGACAATTAGCCAGTCTGCGACCGTGGAGGTATGAGACCCTTGCGCTTGTCGACCGCCAACGCCATGCACAAGGTTCTACCGGGGCGCCGAAATGTGGACCCCATCACTCTTTGGCTGCAAAGGATCAAGTTTGAGCCCTCGCATTTCAATAGTGATCGCCGTTCTTGACGAGGCCGAGAACGTGGCGTCGGTCGCTGCTGAGATTATCAGTGCGTTCGAAAACAGCGGCTCGTTTGAGATCGTTTTCGTCGACGATGGCTCCTCGGACGATACCGTCTCACGCATTCGCACGCTCCCGAAGGATCTGGTCCGGCTTGTTCGCCACGAAAAACGCTGCGGAAAGTCTCAGGCGGTCAGAAGCGGCGTAGCCGCCGCGCACGGCGAATGGATCGGCACGATGGACGGCGACGGTCAAGACGATCCGGTCGACATCGCCAAGATGCTGAGCCTGGCGTTGGCCGCCGGCGGCTCGCCCTTAGTGGCCGGCGTGAGGGCAAAGCGCAACGACCCTTGGCCGCGCCTGGTGGCGACCAAAATTGGCAATGGCATCCGCCAAGCGCTCCTGAATGATGGCTGTCCCGACACGGCGTGCGGTTTGAAGGTGTTCAAGCGTGAGGCCTTCCTGCAGCTTCCTGTCTTCGAAGGAATGCATCGCTTTTTGC
It encodes the following:
- a CDS encoding oxidoreductase; this translates as MSGWARARLQVLQRQAIALGPGSKKATNNQMDQSLKARGAELRAAQLFPMKGAQRGLKMDAEAGQAPANWGEGDIGDQTGKVVFITGANIGLGFEAARMLSERGARILMACRDESKAREAMAAIKRRNGRAALDFVGLDLADLEQVAGVPEHVKTLGVSSIDVLLNNAGVMMPPKRQETKQGYELQFGVNHLAHFALTRLLFPMLAPQARVVTVASIADRRGDIRWDDPQWRKGYTPSASYGQSKTANLLFTLELSRRLQAAGSAIMALGAHPGVAMTNLATSSTLGPWLWLVKPLVAIGIGPKVQSPAMGALPEVYAAVGAVEPGAYFGPAQRTFGPPARAESHKAQHSGDAAAARRLWSLSEELTGAKFEVV
- a CDS encoding GNAT family N-acetyltransferase — translated: MQIQTSRLILRPPIKDDFEAWALMEADESVKANTGAVQDQRESWGQLLSIAGHWSLMGWGSLCAIEKSSGRFVGRFGPSKPFGWPAVEIGWMLLPEFQGKGLAVEGAIAAMDFAFSELGEKRVIHTIRPANIASRKLAQKLGSNNLGPIKLPAPFEDVLNDEWSQTSEEWVRSRQRLTSPMS
- a CDS encoding glycosyltransferase family 2 protein, encoding MWTPSLFGCKGSSLSPRISIVIAVLDEAENVASVAAEIISAFENSGSFEIVFVDDGSSDDTVSRIRTLPKDLVRLVRHEKRCGKSQAVRSGVAAAHGEWIGTMDGDGQDDPVDIAKMLSLALAAGGSPLVAGVRAKRNDPWPRLVATKIGNGIRQALLNDGCPDTACGLKVFKREAFLQLPVFEGMHRFLPALFRSYGHDLVLHEVNHRPRAAGHSKYTNWGRALVGVGDLAGVMWLRSRTRAPRFVEPPSA
- a CDS encoding carboxylesterase/lipase family protein; protein product: MKRFCLLLAFALSACLGVAEPQASPDDAARVVRTVSTGALAGRVLDGVHIWRAVPFAAAPVGPLRWRAPRPPAPWSGVRDASGPSPWCPQVLSALDGVSQSRWGELAGQEDCLFLDIYAPAMTSEVAAQRRLPVMMWIHGGSNVWGRAEQYDASELARRHNLIVVVVQYRLGPLGWFAHSALREGGERPDDASPNFGTLDNIRALEWIRDEISVFGGDPNLVTIFGESAGGQNVAALLASPRASGLFHRAIVQSGSFKTTALTEAEGLGENRRPDSAIAVAARMLANTTVTGQALRDLPLDAIFAAYDTSRGAFDPPRVIADGVVLPAAGIEAAIKDGDSYNNVPVMLGTNRDETKLFNALNPELTRRVLWLFPQARDPVFYDAVSSYQSRMWRAAAVDAPASSMSQAGNGAVYTYRFDWDDQGAILFTDLGRLLGAAHSMEIPFVFGHFKLLGAFDRFAFTNANEDERVALSDAMMSYWVEFARTGAPGRGVNGDLPTWTGARSASGPATMILDAASDGGVRISDDIESADQIARDIFNDRRLETNEEQCQVFNATERWNPELTGLDGARCATPDPSQ